TCGCCGGCCATCACCTCGCTGGCCTCCAGCGAGTTTGCCTCGCGCTCCCCGAGCATCAGCGCGTAGGCCGTCGCCTGGATCTTGTCCTGGAAGCGCGGTTCGCGCTTCGTGTTCTTCCCGGTCTTCAGTTCGACCGGCATCCCCCGGCGGACGGCGTCGGCCCGCCCCTTCATGCCGAAGCGCTCGGAGATGAGCGTCATCTCGGAGCGCCACTGGTCAGTTTCGGTAAGGGTGCCCTGGTTCAGCCATCCCTCGATGGCTTTCGCGTGGTCCCGCACGTCGCCGGCCACCTCGTCGGCCTCGCGGCCGAGCAGGCCGATGTCCAGCCCCGCGTCACGGACCTGGGCTTCGATGGCCGCGTCGACGTCCCGGCCCCGCAAGAGGTCGCCGAACACCTCGTGGACGACGGTCCCTTTCACCAGCGGGTAGGCCAGGTCGGCCCCGTCGAGCTTCCGTAGGTAGTACATCCGCGGGCACTGGACCCACGCCCGGACGTCGGTCACGTCGACCAGGAAGTCCGGTTCGACGACGACGGTCGCACCGCTGCCGACCGAGTACTGCGTCTCGCCCTGGTACTCCCGCTCGTCGGCGTCGTAGACGGCGAGTTCCATGCCCGGCTCGATGACCGCGCCCGTCTCGGTCCACTTCCCCCACAGCGTGACCGTCGTCGGCTCGCCAGCGCCCCGTTCGGGCCGCACAGTCACCTCGCACAGGTCGCTCTCGCCGTGGCCGGTCTGGACCGTCTTGGGGTCGTCGACGTCGACGACGACACCTCTGAGACTGTCAGCCCCGCTCACAACCGCCCCTCCGGTCGTCGGCGGCGGCCCACCGTCGGTCCCTGAATCTCGTGCACGCTCACGGCAACGGGAGCGAGACGCAAAAGTCGTTCGCGCCCGGTCATTCCTCGGCGTCGTCGTACGCGTACCCCTCCAGCGTCTCGAGCGGGACGTCATCGAGGACGTCCTCACTGGTCGCTTCCAGCACGACCGGCGGGGCGACGCCCGCCTCGTGGGCTTCGACCCATCGGGGCACGCAGAGACACCAGGCGTCGCCCGGGTCCAGGCCCGGGAAGTTCAGTTCCGGCCGCGGCGTCACCAGGTCGTTGCCCTGCGCCTTGCTGAACTGGAGGAACTCGTCGGTCAGCACGGCACAGATCTCGTGACGGCCCGGGTCTCGGGCCACCGGGTAGCAGTAGCCGTCGCGCATGAACCCCGTCATCGGGTCGGTCGAACAGGCCGCGAGTTCGCCGCCGAGGACGTTGGCTTCGCTCTCCATACGTCGAGTGCTCGGGTCCGCAAATATAACCGTTCGGTACGGAGTGAAGGTGTCGCACACCGTAGAGACCGATGGCTTCATTCTCCAGCAGGCCGAACCCACGAGCAACAATGCGCGTTCGCGACTGGCAGGACATCATCGGAGACGTGATGGAGAGCAGCGCCGACCCCGGCGGCTGGCGCGCCGTGGGGGGCGACCGCGCGAACGGAATCGGTGAGGACATCTACTTCGGCCATCCGAACGCCGGCGTCTACCAGATGAAGACCTACGCGAAGAACCCCTACGAGGTCCAGGGGGTCGGCACGCAGGTCGCCCGTCGCATCGACGAGGACATCGAGCCGCTGTTCCCCGAGGAGGGGACGGGGCTCTTCGGCGTCCAGCAGGGCGTCGAGGACGAGGACGAGGCCGAGGAGAAGGCCAAGAACTTGGAGACGGTCCTCGAGACGCACGCCGACGCTCCGACCACGCCGCAGGCGCTGATGGAGGACATCATGGACGCCGTCGACTCGCCGGCCTACGGCCCGATGGAGTTCGACCAGTACGACCGCCCCGAGCGGATGGACGGGCTGACAGACACGTTCGAGGAGGCCGAGGAACTGCTCGACGCAGAGTTCGAGGACGTCATCGACGAGGACGTCGACCGGGGGTTCTACTGATGACCGGGGGCCGCTGATGGTCGGACCGTCGATCACCGACTCGGACCGCGAGCGGTTCCTGGTCAGGGTGAAGATCGGCTTCGCACTGCTGGTCGGGGTCTCGATGGGGATGGTTGCCTTCCACGGCGGCGCCGCCCTGCCGGTCGTCCTGGGCATCACGCTCGGGACGTCAGCGCTCGGCGGGGTGTTCGCGTGGGTCGCGATTCCCGATAGCGTCGCCGGGATGCCCTTCGACACCAGAGACACCCGTGCCCGCGGGCCGAAACCGGGGGCGCGAACCAAGCAGCGCCGCCAGGCCGAACAGGGCGAACCGCGACGGGCAGACGGGGACGGGCGCGAGCGACGCGAACGGAACTGACGCACAAGGTGGTCTGCGAGGAATCACGAGACGACGAGCCGGTAGGCTGGCGGTCCTCGAGACGGGGCGAAAGAATCGCAGGGCGTCAGTCGTCCGCCGGCGTCGGGTTGCCGCCGATCTCCGGTCGGACGACGTCTCGGTCCGTGGTCTCGCCCTCGATGTCGTAAGGGTACTCGCCCGTGACACAGCCGAGACAGAGGTCGGCGCGGCTCTCGCCCAGCGCCGCCGCGATGGCGTCGATAGAGAGGTACGACAAGGAGTCGGCCTCGATTTCGTCGCGGATGTCCTCGACGGACTGCCCGGCCGCGATGAGCTCCTCGCGAGATGCCATGTCGATGCCCATGTAACACGGCGAGACGATGGGCGGCGACCCGATCCGGACGTGGACCTCTTCCGCGCCGGCGTCTTTCAGCAGCGAGATGAGCTGTGTCGAGGTGGTCCCGCGGACGATGGAGTCGTCGATGATCGTGACCGACTTGCCCTCGATGGTGGACTTGATGGGGTTCAGTTTCAACCGGACCGCACGCTCGCGTTCGCCCTGCGTGGGCATGATGAACGTCCGGCCGACGTACCGGTTTTTCATCAGCCCCTCGGCGAACTCGATGTCCGAGCCGTCGTCCTGTGCGGCCTCGGCGTACCCCGAGGCGAACGCGCGCCCGGAGTCGGGCACCGGCAGGACGACGTCGGACTCGACGCCCGACTCCTGCCACAGTTTCCGGCCGAGTTCGCGCCGCACCTCGTAGACCAGGTTCTCGTCGATAGTCGAGTCGGGGCGCGCGAAGTAGACGTGCTCGAAGAAGCAGTTGGCCGTCCGCTCGCGCTCGACGAGCTGGTAGGTGTCGAAGCCCGTGCCGTCGGGGTAGAGCACCACCAGTTCGCCGGGTTCGACGTCCCGGACGAGTTCGCCGTCGAGCGTATCGATTGCCGCCGACTCGGACGCGATGACGTAGCCGTCGTCGAGCTCGCCGATACACAGCGGGCGGTTGCCTTCGGGGTCCCGCACGCCCAGCACGGTCTCGTCGTGCATGATGGTCAGCGAGTACGAGCCGTGGATACGGTTCATCGTCCGCTTGACCGCACGGACGAGGTCCTCCTCCAGCAGGTTCCGCGCGAGGTCGTGGGCGATGACCTCGGTGTCACCGTCGGAGGTGAAGGCGTGACCGAGTTCCGCCAGTTCGTCGCCGATCTCGTCGGCGTTGACGAGGTTGCCGTTGTGCGAGAGCCCGAGCGACCCGGACTTGAACGAGACCGAAAACGGCTGGGCACAGCAGGCGTTGACGCTACCCGCGGTCGGGTAGCGGACGTGGCCGATGCCGTTCGACCCGTTGAGCGACTCGAGGTCCCCGGGCGAGAAGGCGTCACCGACGAGACCCATCTCGACGTGGCTGTGCTGCTGGAAGCCGTCGTGGGTGACGATACCGGCCGATTCCTGGCCGCGGTGCTGGAGGGCGTACAGTGAGTAGTAGAGGGGGCGGGCGGCGCTACGCTCTTCGAGGGAGATACCGACGACGCCGCACTTTTCGTGCATTTGTGGGGAGTGTCAGACCGTTACTCGCCGGCCTTTGACTGCCATTCGTAGCCGCGTCGTTTCGCCGACTTGCCGAAGCCGCACGACGAACAAACCTTCTTTTTTCTGTGATAGGACTTTTCGCCACACCGTCGACATTTGGTGTGTGTCTTGGTGTTCTTTTTCCCCTGGCTCGGAGTTCCTGCACCAGTCATGGATTAATCGAAACGACGTTATCCCCGCGTATAATCGTTGTGTCTTCGTCCTCGATGACGAGGTTCATGTGCTGGTCGTAGCCGGTCAGCTCCCCCTCGAATATCTCGCCGCCTTTCAGCTGCACGGTGACCTCTTCGCCCAGCGACGCTTCGAGTACGTCAAGCGGTCGTCCACTCATGTTCGGAACGGATAGTGATGGCCGCTTAAACGTACCGCTTGCTCGCTTGTTCGCGAGCGCTCGGGACCGCTCAGATATCGACAGCGAACGGGGCGTGAGCGTCGGCCACGCTGGCGAACCCGGCGAGCAAGTCGGCCAGCGCGTCAAGGTCGTCCGGGTCGATTACCTCCACCGGGGTGTGCATGTAGC
This DNA window, taken from Haloarcula ordinaria, encodes the following:
- a CDS encoding DUF2237 family protein: MESEANVLGGELAACSTDPMTGFMRDGYCYPVARDPGRHEICAVLTDEFLQFSKAQGNDLVTPRPELNFPGLDPGDAWCLCVPRWVEAHEAGVAPPVVLEATSEDVLDDVPLETLEGYAYDDAEE
- a CDS encoding LSM domain-containing protein, with the protein product MSGRPLDVLEASLGEEVTVQLKGGEIFEGELTGYDQHMNLVIEDEDTTIIRGDNVVSINP
- the purF gene encoding amidophosphoribosyltransferase codes for the protein MHEKCGVVGISLEERSAARPLYYSLYALQHRGQESAGIVTHDGFQQHSHVEMGLVGDAFSPGDLESLNGSNGIGHVRYPTAGSVNACCAQPFSVSFKSGSLGLSHNGNLVNADEIGDELAELGHAFTSDGDTEVIAHDLARNLLEEDLVRAVKRTMNRIHGSYSLTIMHDETVLGVRDPEGNRPLCIGELDDGYVIASESAAIDTLDGELVRDVEPGELVVLYPDGTGFDTYQLVERERTANCFFEHVYFARPDSTIDENLVYEVRRELGRKLWQESGVESDVVLPVPDSGRAFASGYAEAAQDDGSDIEFAEGLMKNRYVGRTFIMPTQGERERAVRLKLNPIKSTIEGKSVTIIDDSIVRGTTSTQLISLLKDAGAEEVHVRIGSPPIVSPCYMGIDMASREELIAAGQSVEDIRDEIEADSLSYLSIDAIAAALGESRADLCLGCVTGEYPYDIEGETTDRDVVRPEIGGNPTPADD
- a CDS encoding 50S ribosomal protein L37e, with the protein product MTGAGTPSQGKKNTKTHTKCRRCGEKSYHRKKKVCSSCGFGKSAKRRGYEWQSKAGE